CTGGCCGCGATCCGCCTGATCGCGAAGATGCCGACGATCGCCGCCGCCTGCCACCGCTATTCGATCGGCTGGCCGATCCGCTACCCGCGCAACAACCTCGAGTACACCACGCGCTTCCTGCACATGATGAACGAGGTGCCGAGCGAGCCGCTGGAACTCAATCCGGTCGCCGCCAAGGCGATGGACCTGCTGTTCATCCTGCACGCCGACCACGAGCAGAACGCCTCGACCTCGACCGTGCGCCTGGTCGGTTCCACCGGCGCCAACCCGTACGTCAGCGTCGCCGCCGGCGTGGCCGCGCTGTGGGGCCCGGCGCACGGCGGCGCCAACGAGGCGGTGCTGAAGATGCTGGCCGAGATCGGCCGCCCGGAGAACGTGCAGTCGGCGGTCGACAAGGCCAAGGACAAGGAATCCGGCTTCCGCCTGATGGGCTTCGGCCACCGCGTGTACAAGAACTTCGACCCGCGCGCGAAGATCATCCGCGCCATGACCCACAAGGTGCTGGGCGAGCTCGGGGTCAACGACCCGTTGCTGGAAGTGGCGCTGAAGCTGGAAGAGGCGGCGCTGAAGGACGATTACTTCGTGCAGCGCAAGCTCTATCCGAACGTCGACTTCTACAGCGGCATCATCTACAAGGCGCTGGGCATCCCGGTGGAGATGTTCACGGTGATGTTCGCGATCGCCCGCACCGCCGGCTGGGTCAGCCACTGGCTGGAACAGCAGAACGACCCGGAGAACCGCATCGGCCGGCCGCGCCAGATCTATACAGGCGCCGCCACCCGCGACTTCGTCGGGATCGGCGCGCGCTGATCCCGCGCGCACCGCTCGACCAGCGAAACGCCC
Above is a genomic segment from Thermomonas aquatica containing:
- a CDS encoding citrate synthase, producing MSQFDQISLTAGDKSVAMPVLQPTLGQPCIDIAKLPKETGCFTYDPGFGATASCKSAITYIDGDAGVLLYRGYPIEQLAEKSNFLEVAYLLMNGELPTSGEFARFEHEVTHHSMMHEAFRTFLYGFRHDAHPMAMMTGMLGSLSAFYHNSLNIEDPEQRRLAAIRLIAKMPTIAAACHRYSIGWPIRYPRNNLEYTTRFLHMMNEVPSEPLELNPVAAKAMDLLFILHADHEQNASTSTVRLVGSTGANPYVSVAAGVAALWGPAHGGANEAVLKMLAEIGRPENVQSAVDKAKDKESGFRLMGFGHRVYKNFDPRAKIIRAMTHKVLGELGVNDPLLEVALKLEEAALKDDYFVQRKLYPNVDFYSGIIYKALGIPVEMFTVMFAIARTAGWVSHWLEQQNDPENRIGRPRQIYTGAATRDFVGIGAR